A window of Actinomycetota bacterium genomic DNA:
ATCAATATCAGGATACCGAATGCCCCGATACCAGCTATGAGTGACCACTTTGCGAAGAAACGTAGCTCCTGCTCCCTTAAACCCACTAGAATATCAATGTCTGCTTGCCCTGGTTCCATTCCCACCTCCTGATGCCATAATTCTAACATCCCCGGCAGGGATATCGTGGGAACGACCACATATGACTCAGCCGCGTGCCCGGAGCTGGGCGGTCTGACTTATACCCTGCCGGCGGGGGGACACTGACCCCGCGCCAGGCGGTTACGCCGACCAGTTCTTGATGCTCTCGGCGTAGATGAGCGTCGAGGGGCTGGTCACGGTGGGGTCGGTGAGCACGTTCACGCAGGCGGGCTTGCCTGAAGCGAGCGCCCTCTCCAGGGCTGGCACTATATCCTCGTCCCTTTCCACCAGCTCACCGTAACCCCCCAGGGACTCGACCATGCCCTCGTAGTGCACAGCGCCCAGCTGGGTGCCGCACACGCGGTCCGGCGCGAAGCACAACTCCTGGGAGTGTTTGGCCGAGCCCCATGCCTGGTCGTTGCAGACCACGGCCAGCACCGGTATGCCGTGGCGGGCGGCGGTCTCGAACTCCATGGCGTTGAAGCCGAAGGAGCCGTCGCCGGAGACCACCACCACCTTCTTCTCGGGCTGGGCCAGCTTGGCGGCCATGGCGAAGGGCAGCCCTATCCCCAGGCTGCCGAACTGCAGGCCGTTGGCTATTACCCCCGCCGTCTCGCCGGCGCGCAGGGAGACGAGGCCGAAGTAGACGGTGTCTCCCCCGTCTATGATATAGATGGCGTCGTCTCCTACTCCCTGCCTGAGGCCGTGCATGAGCCGGAAGGGGTGGATGGGGTGGACGGGGGTCTCCATCTGCTGCCGGTCGCCCGCGCTCAATGTTGTCAGGAGGCCGTCGAGCTCGGCGAGCCACCCGCCGCGGTCCTTCGCCTCCACCGCGGGCTCCAGCTGCCTCAGCACCGTGCCGGCGTCGCCCACCAGGGCGGCGTCCGCGGTGCGGTTGCGGTTCACCTCCACGGGATCGATGTCCACCCGGATCACCCTGGCATTTGCGATATAGTCGCCGTAGTTGAGCAGCCAGTTGAACCTTATCCCCACCGCCAGAACCACGTCGGCCATGGACAGGGCGGTGATCAGCCCCCCGAAGCCGCCGCGCCACAGGGAGAGGGGATGTTCGTCAGGGATGGCGCCCCGCCCGCAGTTCGCCAGCAGGGTGGGGATGTTCGCCTTCTCCACCAGGGTCTGGAGTATATTTCCGGCACGGCTCCAGCAGATGCCGTCTCCGCCCAGCAGCAACGGCTTCTCGGCCCCGTTCAGGAGCGCGGCGGCTTCCGCCACCGCAGCCCCGTCGGCCGGCACCGGCGTCGCGGCACTCGGCCCCGCGGGAAAGCCGACGGCATCCTCATCGACCCGGTCAAAGAGGATATCCGGGACCAGCTCCAGGTAGACGGGGCCCGGCCTGCCCGATATAGCGTGCCGGAAAGCCGCCTGCAGGTATTCAGGAATCCTGGTGATATCGTGGCACTTCCCCGTCCACTTGGTGACGGGTTTGATCATGTCCACCTGGTTCACGTCCTGCAGGGCCCCCTTGTCCAGCTCGCGGATGGAGCCCACGCCGCTTATCACCACCATGGGCGCGCCTTCATGGTAGGCGTTGGCCACGCCGGTCAGGGTATTGGTGAAACCGGGGCCGGCGGTGACCAGGCACACCCCCGGCTGCCCCTTGTAGATGGACCAGGCATGGGCCATCATCGCGGCGGCCTGCTCGTGGCGCACGTCGATGACCCTGATGCCGCGGTCGATGCAGCCGTCCAGGATGGGGAGGATATGCCCTCCGGATAGCGAGAATATAGTATCTACGCCCTCGACTTCCTTCAGATACCTGGCGGTGATGCTGCCTCCGTGCACCTCTCCCATGACCCTTACCCCCTTCGATGCGGCCGTCCCCCGGACGGCGGTCTGCGCATCCATCGTATCCGTTCCCCTGCTGAAGATATTCTAGCATCCAGAGCAAGCAAACCTTCATCATGCGGGGTGAAATAACCCAAATACAGCCAGTGGACAAGTACGCAGCGCCGCAAACCGACCGCCTGGCTCTACAGCGCCTGGATGAGGATGACCACGCCCACGAGGACCATTACCGTGGTGAAGAGGATGCGGATGGAACGGGACTCCATGCGCTCGCTCATGTAACGGGCGCCCACCTGCGAACCCACCAGGCTCGCCAGCGACACCGCCAGCACGATGGCCCAGCCGGCGGTCATATCGAAGGCGTGCACGGCGAAGGCGACCAGGCAGCCCAGGGCGACGATCACCGGTGCGGTCCCCGCCGCCTCCCTGGCCTCGAAGCCCATGAGCACCAGGATGGCCATGGTAAAAGGGCCTCCGTCGCGGGCGATGAAGCCGATAAAGAAACCTATCCCGAACCCCACCAGCAGGGCGATGGTCAGCTCCTTGCGGCGCGGCAGCTCCTCGCCTTTGACCATGCTGCGGTCCCGCAGCACCAACAGGCCCACGGCGATGTTCACCACCGCGAACACGATCATCAAAGCGGTGGAGGACGTGGGCCTGGCCAGCAGGGCTCCCAGGGGGCTGCCGGCGAGTACCGCCAGGGCGAAGGGCCAGGCGGTGGAGAGGCGCACCATCCCTCGCCGCCAGTACAGCCCCCCGGCGGAGAAACAGGTGACGGCCGCGGCGAGCAGGCCTACGGGGATGGCGCCGGTCTTGAAGTCGAGGCCAAGCCAGAAGAGGATGGGCACGAGGATCTGGGAACCACCCGCCCCCATCATGGAGAAGACGAAGGATACCGCGAAGGCGGCCAGCGCGATGGTGAAGACCTGCATTATCCCGGCTTCTCCCCTTCCCGCAACTCTTTTGTTATCTGCCGCACTCCTCCCAGGAATATGTTCCTCGCGATGAGGCTCTTCTCCTGCGCAGCCAGGGTTTCAAGGAGAGAGGACTTGAGCTCCAGGGCTTCCCGGCGCGGCTCGGCGCCCACGTCCAGCACCAGGTCCACCAGGTGCAGCGCCAGCTGCGCCCTGCCCTCATCCCCGAGCCCGCGAGCCCTGTCCATGACGGCATCTGCTCCTCCCGCCAGCTCGAGCATCTGGGCCGCCAGCTCGGACCGTGGGGAGGGAAAGAGCCGGGAGGGGTTGCCTCCGTACCAGCCGTGGTACTGCCGCAGAAGCGCCTGCACGACGAAATAGGGGTGACCGTAGATGGGGGCCAGGTAAGGGCTTGCGGCGAACTCCTCCGGCCAGGTGAAGGACTCCAGGATGTCCTCCTGCCACCTTCCCTGGTTGAGCATGTCCACCACCTGGCCGTCGAGATACCTGAGGGCACTGGCCACCGTTGTACAGGCTTCCTCTACCCCCGCTTTACCCCTGATGGCTGCGCCGTGGCCCGGCAGCAGCAGCTCCGGGGACAATGCCGCCATGTCCTCCAGGGCCTGCGCCCATTCCAGGGCGTAGCGCTGCACCTTGAAGGGGTTGCCTACGTTGGGGCAGGACCACACCCAGAAGTCGGAGGCGCAAACCACCTTCCTCTCCGGCACCCACATCCACACGTGGTCATCCGTCTCCCCCCGCGCATGTTTCAGCTCGAAGGTGGTGCCTCCGAGGCGAAAGGACTTCTCTTCGCGGAAGGTATCGTCCGGATAGATGTAGTCCCAGGGAAAGGCCGGGATGCCCTCGGGGATGGCGAACTGGATGCGGTTGATGTGCTCGTGGTACGGGAGCATCCTCTGGTAACGGTCGAAGCGCGCCGGCAGGGCCTCGTGGGCCAGGATGACCGGTTTGCCGTCTCCCCGCTGCTCAGCGTCCTCCAGCACCGGCCTCGCGCCGAAGGCATGGTCGGCGTGGCCGTGGCCGTAGACGATGTAGCGCACCGGCCGCTCGCTGACTGCCCTCAGCTCTTTGACGATTCGCCACCCGTCCGTGGGCAGCCCGGCGTCGAAGAGGACCAGGCCCTCGCCGGTCTCGATCAGGCAGACGTTGGCGAACCCCTGCAGCATAAAGACGCCGTCCCCGAAGTCCCGCATGCCGCCCGCATCGGAGAAAAGCGCCTGGCTCCCGAGAGATGTGTCCCCTGCCATCCATCCACCTCCATTTCGCTCAGCGGGGGAATCCCGGCCTGGCCTCCCGCCGGTCGTCGCTCGGTTCCCCCGGCATCGCACCGGTGTGGTAATTATAAGGTGGCGGTGGGGCGATAAAAACCTCTCCGGGGCGGGAATAAAGGAGTTGAGTGCGTGCCGCCGCGGTGCCGGCGGCGCCCGGGACATGGAGACGAACTCGCGGAAGACAGGCAGGTGACGGATTGAAAGCACTGCAGGGTAGCCGGCGCATCGCGGTTCAGACCGTGCTCGCCGCACTGGCGGCGGGGACCCTGGTCGTTCCGCCACTGGTGGTCGCGGCCTCCGGGACCGCTTCCTATTCCGCCTCCTGGACCGCACTGCGCATACTGGCTCTTTACGCCCTTACGGTGCTCTTCCTCAACATCATCACCGGCTCTTTCCGGCCCCTGCTGGTCAAGGTCTTCAAGCCCCGGCTCCTCTTCCGGCTGCACAACACCGCCGGCATCGTGGGTTTCTCCATGGCCGTGGCCCACATGGTGCTGGTGATCGCGGAAGGCCTGTGGCCGGGGTTTCAGAAGCTCGGGCCGGTCGCGCTGTATATCTTCACCGTGACCACCACCGTCGTTCTGCTGAGGAAATACCTTAAGCGTTCCTGGAGGATGGTACACCGGTTGAACTACGCCGTCTTCACCGTCGCCCTCATCCACGCCTTCCAGGTGGGCACGGACCTGGCGGATGGGGGCTTCCTCACGGTCCTGCTCTACTTCTATGCTGCGCTGGTCGCCGCCGGCTTCATCTACCGCACACAGCTGGCCATCCGTCTGCACGCAAGGAAGAAACCTGCCGCCGCGTGATACCATCAAGGGCAGACCCTGACCGATCCCGGGGAACGGAACACGGATGAGAGTCCTCTTTATCAGCGAGAACCGCTGCCGCGACAACCTCATACCCTTCCCGCTGGGCATCGCCTGTGTGGCCGCGGCGGCAAGGCAGGCGGGCCACGACATCTCCTGCCTCGACCTCATGTTCTCGGAGGACGCAGCCGCGGACACCGTGGAGCGGATCCGCGACTTCCGCCCCGACTGTGTAGGCCTCTCCCTGCGCAATATCGACAACCAGGACAAGTACGCAAGCGAGTTCTACCCTCCGGCGGCGAAGGAAGTGGCTGACGCAATAAGATCCGAGACGGATGCCCCCATAGTGCTTGGCGGCGCCGGGTTCACCATCTTCCCCCTGGAGTGCCTGGAATACATGGGGGTGGAGATGGGCATCGTCGGTGAGGGCGAAAGGGCCTGCGTGGAATTGCTGGAAAGGATGGAGGCGGGGGCGGAAGTGGACGACATGGCGGGCCTGGCGTTGCGCCGCGGAGCCATTTCCCGCGTTAACCCACCCGGCCCCCACACCTGGCCGGGGCTCTTCCCGCCCCCCGAGCGCGACCTCTTCGACGTCACCCGCTATAACCTGAGACCGGGGAGCAGGTTCCCTTTCATCGCCAACCTGCAATCGCGGCGGGGATGTCACATGTGCTGCATCTACTGCAGTTCTCCCACGGTCGAAGGCCGGCTGGTGCGCGTACGCGAGCCCGCCGAGGTCGCGGACGAGCTGGCGTCCCTCGAGACCCGCTACGGCATAGGCACCGCCGCCTTCGTGGATTCGCTCTTCAACTACCCCCCTGACTATACGAAGGAACTCTGCCGCCATATCATCGCGGCCAGGCCGTCCCTGCACTGGATCGCGAACCTCAACCCTCTATACTGCGACCTCGAGATGATGGAACTGATGCGTGAGGCCGGGTGCAGCGGGCTGAGCATCGGTAACGAGAGCGGCTCGGAAGACATCCTCGCCTCCCTGAAGAAGGGCTTCAGCCGCGACCAGGTCATCGAGTCCATAACCGGCGCGAAGAAGCTGGGTTTTCGCATCAACTGTTTTCTCTTGCTGGGGGGTCCGGGTGAGAGCGAGGATACGGTCAAGGAGAGTGTGGAGCTCATGGAGGAGCTCGACCCGGACATGTTGGGGGTCACCGCCGGCATACGCATATACCCCGACTGTGAGCTGCACTGCATCGCCCTGCGCGAGGGAGTTGTCGAGCCGGGCCAGAACCTGCTCTTTCCCGCTTTCTACTTATCCCCGGAGGTCGAGCCCTGGCTCTACCCATATATGCGCGAAGTATGCGACCGCCATACGGGCTGGAGCCTGTGACGGAAAGGAGAGGCGGATGTACGAGATGATATCTTTCTGTGGGCTGGACTGCTCGGAGTGTCCGGCCTACCGCGCCACCCAGGCAGGAGACATGGAGGAACTGGCCCGCGTGGCGAAGGAGTGGAGCGAGCAGTTCAAGATGGAGATACCTCCCGAGAGCATCCTCTGTGACAGCTGCAAGTCGGGCGAAGGAGCACGCAGGTCAGGTTACTGCGACACGTGCCAAGTGCGTATCTGTGCCCTGGAGGGGGGAGTCGTCACCTGCGCCCACTGCGACGAGTACGGCTGCGAGACGCTGCGGGCCTGCCCGGCTTACAGCGCCGAGGGCAAGGACCGGCTGGACGAGATCCGCGACAAGTTGGGGTAGGCCAGCAGCCTGGGGTCATGCCTCCTGCACGGAGATGATCTCAAGGTGCATGTCCAGGAGCGGCGCGTCCGCGATGCTCTTGCCGACATCGACGATCTCTATCCCGAACTTGTCTTTCTTGATGCCGCGCAAGCCCTTGAGGTCGAGGTCTCCGCCGAAGGCGATCTTGACCTTCCTCCGCAGGCCGGCACGGTCCAGCTCGAAGGCCGCCTCCATGAAGTCGAGGTTGGCGCCGGTGTCTATGAAGACGATCCCCGCACCGCACTCCGCCGCCTCCAGCGCCTCCCTGGCGACGCTGGAATGCCTGCCCTTGACCTGCACCACGATGGTCCGCCCGGATGCCAGGCGCGAGACGGCCTCGATGCTCTCCCTGATGCCCCCGATCATCTCGATAAGGTTCACGTCCAGGTAGACGTGGGGTTTCTCGGTGATGCTGTGATCAGCTCCTCCCGCGACCACCGCCCGACGGACGGCCTCCTGGTCGGCGGGCGGCATCCTGCTCCAGGCCCCGCATACGACCCTGGGTTTCTTGCCGGCCGCCTTCACGAAATCGCGGGCGGAGGTGGCGATGCCCGAGGTCTTGGCCAGCGCCCCGATGAGGCGCCCATCCGCCTGGACCATCTGTGCGGGGGTGCCGGTGAAGCGGGTGACCTCCTCTCCCTGCGAGACCTCGCTCCCCTCCTCCGCCATCATCTCCATCCCAAGACCCAGCTCCTGGGCCGCCTCCGCGACGGCGGCAGACCCCGATATGACCCCGGGGGCGTCCGCGATGATGGCCGCGGTAACCACCCTGCCGGTGATACCGCGCAGCGCTTCCTCCGTGGGGGTAAGCGGGCTCTCGACCTCTGCTATCTCCTCCATGATCCCTCCAGACAATAGATGGCCCGGCTTTGCATGCCTCCCCGAGACCGGGCGGAAACTTTGCGAATATAGTATATGAAGGCGGGCCGTCAGAGAAGCGGCACGATCGGGTCCCCCTTGTCATTAGTGCTGCCTTGCCGTCACGCGGTCGTGTTAAACTGGTGCGGGACGTCTCTGCCGGGCGGAAACGGAGGGGACCATGGCGACTGCGGACGCATACACCGATTATATGTACGGGCTGGTGGACCGCGCGGTAGCCGAGATCGGGCCGCGTGAATCGTGCGGCGAGGAAGAGAAGCGCCTCGGGCGCATGTACGCCCAGGAGATCGCGCCGGTATGCGAGCGGGTAGAGGTGGAGGAGTTCAACTGTCACCCCAAGGCTTTCCTGGGCTCTTTTCCCTTCCTGGTGCTCCTCTACCTCGGCGGCGTGGTCCTCTATTTCGTCTACCCCCCCGTCTCTGTCATCCTCGCCGCCATCGGAATCGCCATCCTCTATTACGAGGTAGTGCGCTACCGCGAGTTCATAGACTTCGCTTTTCCCAGGCGCAGCGGCGAGAACGTGGCCGGTTTCGTTCCGCCGAGGGGCGAGGCGAAGAGGAGGCTCATCGTCTCCGCCCACCTGGACTCCGCATACGAGTTCAAGGTGTGGTACTGGCTGAAGGGGCTGTCCGTGCCCGCCATGGCCGTGGCCTTCCTCGCGCCCCTTCTGGTCCTCGGCGCCAGCCTGGCACGGACCATAACAGACTCGAGCGGAGCACCCGACAGCATCGTATATTGGGTCCTGGGTATCATCCTCATAGCCCTCTCCCCCATAGTGGCGGTCTTCTTCTTCTTCCACACCCGGGATGTGGTCCCGGGCGCCATGGACGACATGTCCGGCATCGCCGTACTGGCGGGACTCTCCAAATACCTGGGCGAAGCCAGGGAGAGCGGCGGCTTCTATCCCGAGAACACCGAGGTGGTCCTGCTGGCGCTCTCCTCCGAGGAAGCAGGCTTGCGAGGCGCCAAACGCTACGCCGCGAGGCACAAGAGCGAATACACCGACTTTCCCACCTATGCCATCTTCCTGGACAACATCGCGGACGAGGACTTCCTCACCGCCTTCAAGCGCGAGATCTGGTGCGGCGCGAAGATGGACCCTTACCTGGTCGATATGGCCCGGGAAGCGGCGGCGGCGAACGGCCGCGAACTCATCACCACCGTGATGGCGGTAGGAGCCACCGACGGCAGCGCCTTCGCCCGCGAAGGCATCCCCTCCGTCTCTATCTGCTGCTACGATTCCAGCCGCCTCATGCCCAATTACCATACCCGCCACGACGTCATCGAGAACGTGCGGCCCGAGTCCCTTGCGGTCGCCCTGCAACTGGTCATCGACATGCTCCACCGCATCGACCAGGGTCTTGATTAAGACACCTTCCCGTTTGCTCCGATAACCATATATAGGCCGATTTTATATCGTGATGGCCGCAAGGCTAGCATCACCGGGACGAGAAGGAGAGGACATGGGCGGGGAACTTAAAGTAACACCGGAGTTCAGGAAGAAGGCCGCCGAGGACAACGCCGCCTCCCTGGCGCGCATGGGCCTGAAGCCGGACACGGTGGAGGTGTGGGAGGACGGCTACCGCACGGCCGAGGAAAAGGACGCCTTCGAATGGTGGTATTTCGATGCCCAGTTTGACAACGGCTCGACCGCGGTGGTCACCTTCTCCACCAAGCCACACACCAAACCCAAGGGCCCTCTCGCACCGATAGTCTTGATCATGTACCGGTCTCCGCAAGGTGAGAGCGTGAGATACAGCCCCGGGTACGCGCCGGAGGAGCTTGCGGCGTCCAGTGAGGGTTGCGACGTGCGCATCGGGCCCAGTTGGGTCAAGGGCGACCTCGCCTCCTACGAACTGCACGCGGAGGCTGAGGACATGGCGGTGGACCTGGCCCTGAAGCGCCAGGGACCATCATGGCGCCCCGGGGCCGCGGTGAGCTATTTCAACTCCGCGAAGACCAAGTACCTCGCCTGGGTGGTACCGGTGCCCTACGGCACCGTCGAGGGCACCATAACCCGCGGCGGCGCCACCACGGCGGTCAAGGGATCTGTCTACCACGACCACAACTGGGGCAACGCGGTGATGGGCAACATGCTGGACCACTGGTTCTGGGGCCGGGCCCATGTCGGTGATTTCAGCATCATCTTCTCCCAACTGGTGACCATCAAGGTCTTCGGCCTCGGCGGCATCAAGCTCCCCGTCTTCTTCCTCTCCAAGGGAGACCGGATCCTCACCGACGACGGCCTGCCCCTCAGGCTGGAGACGGCAGACGAGGTGGATGGACCGATGGGACAGACTTACCCCAGGAAACTCGACTTCACCTGGGAGGCCGAGGAGGGCAGGGTCGAGATGGCCATCCGCGATCCCAAGCTCATCGAGGTCCTGGACATGACGGAGGACTTGTCCCACTGGCGGAGATCCCTCGCCCACATCTTCGGAAATCCGCTGTATTACGACTTCGATGCCGAGCTTGAGCTGAGCGTGGACCTCGCGGGCGTGAAGGAGAAGACGAGCGGCAGGGTCATCTTCGAGAAGATGATGTTCCACTGACCTCCCGCATCCACCGGGGCAGCACCGCGGCGATATCGCGCATCGCCACCCCCCAGTACTTAGGGGAATAGAGTATCTCGCTCCTCTCCTTCCCAGAGAAGGCGCGGGTATAGAAGTCCACCACGTTCCACCTGCCCGCCGGTTTCTCCCGGGTGGCCATGGTGAGGAAGAAGTTGGGCTGTATGCCGTTGTTCTGCAGGCAGTATGCCTTGCCGACCACGTAAAGGGGGAAGAACCCCGCCGTCCTTATCCTGCGGTTGTAGCCCTTAAACGAGAACTCCCCCCGCTCAAGGCCCGAGGTGATCTCCCGCGCGGCCGCATCCGCCGAATCGGCGCAGAAGCTCAAGCCCTCGCCGGTGAACGGATCGGTGCCTATCTGCTCGCCCACGAAGATCACCCTCTCCCGCGCTCCCGCCTGGAAGGGGGAGAACTCGCGCTCCGGGTAGGGCTTGAAGTGGATCTGCGACGGCGCCATCCTCTCTATTTCCGGGTAGTTGCCGAGGGAGGCCAGGAAGGCTTCCCTCATCCTGGCGTATATCCCCTTGCTGAATGACCCCCCGGATATGCCCGCGTTTACCACCGGCTCGCCGTCCCTCCCCAGCGAGGGGAAGAACCACGCGTAGCCGGGGATGCCGCGCTTCGTGACGCTGAAGTCCATGAGCATGTTGTCCTGGAGGATTTCGCATGCGGGGTCGCGGGGAAATTCCGTCTGCAGCAGCAGGGTCTTGCGCCCCCGGTGGGGCGAGCCGAACCAGATGCGGCTCCGGCCGTTGACCCCATCGGCCCCCACCAGTATCTCGGCACGATAGGTATTTCCCGCCTTGTCCAGCACCACCACGCGGTTACGCTCGCGATAAGCCCCCACCACCGGCGTGAGGGTGCGCACTTCGACGCCGCGTTCCGCCGCTGTGGAGAGCAGCAGGTCGTCGAAGGAGCTGCGCCTGGTGATGAAGCATCTGTCGTTCCCGAACGAGGGGCTGCCTATCTCCTTCTCGAAGTGGACCGAGAACCTCTCAACCGGCACCTTGGGCAATCCATCAATGGGGATCTCCAGCTTATACAGGGCGTCGGTGACCCTGCCGCTGATCCCCCCGCCGCATA
This region includes:
- a CDS encoding M28 family peptidase, which codes for MATADAYTDYMYGLVDRAVAEIGPRESCGEEEKRLGRMYAQEIAPVCERVEVEEFNCHPKAFLGSFPFLVLLYLGGVVLYFVYPPVSVILAAIGIAILYYEVVRYREFIDFAFPRRSGENVAGFVPPRGEAKRRLIVSAHLDSAYEFKVWYWLKGLSVPAMAVAFLAPLLVLGASLARTITDSSGAPDSIVYWVLGIILIALSPIVAVFFFFHTRDVVPGAMDDMSGIAVLAGLSKYLGEARESGGFYPENTEVVLLALSSEEAGLRGAKRYAARHKSEYTDFPTYAIFLDNIADEDFLTAFKREIWCGAKMDPYLVDMAREAAAANGRELITTVMAVGATDGSAFAREGIPSVSICCYDSSRLMPNYHTRHDVIENVRPESLAVALQLVIDMLHRIDQGLD
- a CDS encoding sulfite exporter TauE/SafE family protein, with the protein product MQVFTIALAAFAVSFVFSMMGAGGSQILVPILFWLGLDFKTGAIPVGLLAAAVTCFSAGGLYWRRGMVRLSTAWPFALAVLAGSPLGALLARPTSSTALMIVFAVVNIAVGLLVLRDRSMVKGEELPRRKELTIALLVGFGIGFFIGFIARDGGPFTMAILVLMGFEAREAAGTAPVIVALGCLVAFAVHAFDMTAGWAIVLAVSLASLVGSQVGARYMSERMESRSIRILFTTVMVLVGVVILIQAL
- a CDS encoding lipocalin-like domain-containing protein, whose translation is MGGELKVTPEFRKKAAEDNAASLARMGLKPDTVEVWEDGYRTAEEKDAFEWWYFDAQFDNGSTAVVTFSTKPHTKPKGPLAPIVLIMYRSPQGESVRYSPGYAPEELAASSEGCDVRIGPSWVKGDLASYELHAEAEDMAVDLALKRQGPSWRPGAAVSYFNSAKTKYLAWVVPVPYGTVEGTITRGGATTAVKGSVYHDHNWGNAVMGNMLDHWFWGRAHVGDFSIIFSQLVTIKVFGLGGIKLPVFFLSKGDRILTDDGLPLRLETADEVDGPMGQTYPRKLDFTWEAEEGRVEMAIRDPKLIEVLDMTEDLSHWRRSLAHIFGNPLYYDFDAELELSVDLAGVKEKTSGRVIFEKMMFH
- a CDS encoding thiamine pyrophosphate-binding protein, encoding MDAQTAVRGTAASKGVRVMGEVHGGSITARYLKEVEGVDTIFSLSGGHILPILDGCIDRGIRVIDVRHEQAAAMMAHAWSIYKGQPGVCLVTAGPGFTNTLTGVANAYHEGAPMVVISGVGSIRELDKGALQDVNQVDMIKPVTKWTGKCHDITRIPEYLQAAFRHAISGRPGPVYLELVPDILFDRVDEDAVGFPAGPSAATPVPADGAAVAEAAALLNGAEKPLLLGGDGICWSRAGNILQTLVEKANIPTLLANCGRGAIPDEHPLSLWRGGFGGLITALSMADVVLAVGIRFNWLLNYGDYIANARVIRVDIDPVEVNRNRTADAALVGDAGTVLRQLEPAVEAKDRGGWLAELDGLLTTLSAGDRQQMETPVHPIHPFRLMHGLRQGVGDDAIYIIDGGDTVYFGLVSLRAGETAGVIANGLQFGSLGIGLPFAMAAKLAQPEKKVVVVSGDGSFGFNAMEFETAARHGIPVLAVVCNDQAWGSAKHSQELCFAPDRVCGTQLGAVHYEGMVESLGGYGELVERDEDIVPALERALASGKPACVNVLTDPTVTSPSTLIYAESIKNWSA
- a CDS encoding NAD(P)/FAD-dependent oxidoreductase: MDARRYKVIVIGGGPAGSMTALSLVRLRPELAGDILILEAKAFPREKVCGGGISGRVTDALYKLEIPIDGLPKVPVERFSVHFEKEIGSPSFGNDRCFITRRSSFDDLLLSTAAERGVEVRTLTPVVGAYRERNRVVVLDKAGNTYRAEILVGADGVNGRSRIWFGSPHRGRKTLLLQTEFPRDPACEILQDNMLMDFSVTKRGIPGYAWFFPSLGRDGEPVVNAGISGGSFSKGIYARMREAFLASLGNYPEIERMAPSQIHFKPYPEREFSPFQAGARERVIFVGEQIGTDPFTGEGLSFCADSADAAAREITSGLERGEFSFKGYNRRIRTAGFFPLYVVGKAYCLQNNGIQPNFFLTMATREKPAGRWNVVDFYTRAFSGKERSEILYSPKYWGVAMRDIAAVLPRWMREVSGTSSSRR
- a CDS encoding DUF3795 domain-containing protein produces the protein MYEMISFCGLDCSECPAYRATQAGDMEELARVAKEWSEQFKMEIPPESILCDSCKSGEGARRSGYCDTCQVRICALEGGVVTCAHCDEYGCETLRACPAYSAEGKDRLDEIRDKLG
- a CDS encoding alkyl sulfatase dimerization domain-containing protein produces the protein MAGDTSLGSQALFSDAGGMRDFGDGVFMLQGFANVCLIETGEGLVLFDAGLPTDGWRIVKELRAVSERPVRYIVYGHGHADHAFGARPVLEDAEQRGDGKPVILAHEALPARFDRYQRMLPYHEHINRIQFAIPEGIPAFPWDYIYPDDTFREEKSFRLGGTTFELKHARGETDDHVWMWVPERKVVCASDFWVWSCPNVGNPFKVQRYALEWAQALEDMAALSPELLLPGHGAAIRGKAGVEEACTTVASALRYLDGQVVDMLNQGRWQEDILESFTWPEEFAASPYLAPIYGHPYFVVQALLRQYHGWYGGNPSRLFPSPRSELAAQMLELAGGADAVMDRARGLGDEGRAQLALHLVDLVLDVGAEPRREALELKSSLLETLAAQEKSLIARNIFLGGVRQITKELREGEKPG
- a CDS encoding radical SAM protein, coding for MRVLFISENRCRDNLIPFPLGIACVAAAARQAGHDISCLDLMFSEDAAADTVERIRDFRPDCVGLSLRNIDNQDKYASEFYPPAAKEVADAIRSETDAPIVLGGAGFTIFPLECLEYMGVEMGIVGEGERACVELLERMEAGAEVDDMAGLALRRGAISRVNPPGPHTWPGLFPPPERDLFDVTRYNLRPGSRFPFIANLQSRRGCHMCCIYCSSPTVEGRLVRVREPAEVADELASLETRYGIGTAAFVDSLFNYPPDYTKELCRHIIAARPSLHWIANLNPLYCDLEMMELMREAGCSGLSIGNESGSEDILASLKKGFSRDQVIESITGAKKLGFRINCFLLLGGPGESEDTVKESVELMEELDPDMLGVTAGIRIYPDCELHCIALREGVVEPGQNLLFPAFYLSPEVEPWLYPYMREVCDRHTGWSL